In a genomic window of Lycium ferocissimum isolate CSIRO_LF1 chromosome 9, AGI_CSIRO_Lferr_CH_V1, whole genome shotgun sequence:
- the LOC132030642 gene encoding uncharacterized protein LOC132030642 isoform X2, giving the protein MKRIPRIKFPQRHPKPSSGSTQQDSQQMKTSTTDDVPRTFFSRSQSSMPVAGKASDQPKRTPVSQEEIEAILLGGCN; this is encoded by the exons CCACGTATCAAATTTCCTCAGAGACACCCAAAACCTTCTTCTG GTTCCACGCAACAGGACTCACAACAAATGAAAACTTCAACAACTGATGATGTTCCTCGAACATTCTTTTCAAGATCCCAATCTAGCATGCCTGTTGCAGGGAAGGCTTCTGACCAACCTAAAAGAACACCGGTGTCTCAGGAGGAAATTGAGGCCATTTTG TTGGGCGGCTGCAACTAA
- the LOC132030641 gene encoding NAD(P)H-quinone oxidoreductase subunit S, chloroplastic, with translation MAASSSFQLSSLQIQTPPLKKSNFLGQSHNLNLNNIHAKSTLKQTSTSVTAKFNLYEILGGRGLCNGEEGIEKELNKSVSEEPSSAAAPPPASDDNQENSETGEFPVDGFEKEMMGFTGGFPGGEKGLQKFIEKNPPPPKKTESSSMVFSGFNQRPKPPELPLLLPGMIAIVKNTNNPYYMYCGIVQRITDGKAAVLFEGGNWDRLISFRLEELERREKGPPMVSPRSVILENMVEKNSEA, from the coding sequence ATGGCtgcttcttcttcctttcaACTCTCAAGCCTTCAAATTCAAACCCCACCtcttaaaaaatcaaactttcttGGACAGTCTCACAACCTTAACCTCAATAATATTCATGCCAAATCAACTTTGAAACAAACTTCAACCTCAGTTACAGCCAAATTCAATCTTTATGAGATTCTTGGAGGTAGAGGTCTATGTAATGGAGAAGAAGGTATAGAAAAAGAGCTAAACAAGTCGGTTTCGGAAGAACCATCATCAGCAGCAGCACCACCACCAGCTAGTGatgataatcaagaaaacaGCGAAACCGGGGAGTTCCCAGTAGATGGATTTGAGAAAGAAATGATGGGGTTTACAGGCGGATTTCCGGGAGGTGAAAAGGGTTTACAGAAATTCATAGAGAAAAATCCACCACCTCCCAAGAAAACAGAATCATCAAGTATGGTTTTTTCTGGTTTTAATCAGAGACCAAAGCCACCTGAATTGCCACTTTTGTTACCTGGGATGATTGCTATTGTCAAGAATACTAATAATCCATATTATATGTATTGTGGGATTGTGCAGAGGATCACTGATGGCAAAGCTGCTGTTCTATTTGAAGGTGGGAATTGGGATAGGTTGATTTCTTTCAGGCTTGAAGAACTCGAACGAAGAGAGAAAGGCCCACCAATGGTGAGTCCTAGGTCTGTCATACTTGAAAACATGGTAGAAAAGAACTCTGAAGCTTGA
- the LOC132030642 gene encoding uncharacterized protein LOC132030642 isoform X1 encodes MGGAAHMMKRIPRIKFPQRHPKPSSGSTQQDSQQMKTSTTDDVPRTFFSRSQSSMPVAGKASDQPKRTPVSQEEIEAILLGGCN; translated from the exons ATGGGTGGGGCAGCACATATGATGAAGAGAATTCCACGTATCAAATTTCCTCAGAGACACCCAAAACCTTCTTCTG GTTCCACGCAACAGGACTCACAACAAATGAAAACTTCAACAACTGATGATGTTCCTCGAACATTCTTTTCAAGATCCCAATCTAGCATGCCTGTTGCAGGGAAGGCTTCTGACCAACCTAAAAGAACACCGGTGTCTCAGGAGGAAATTGAGGCCATTTTG TTGGGCGGCTGCAACTAA